In one bacterium genomic region, the following are encoded:
- a CDS encoding thiamine pyrophosphate-binding protein yields the protein MSGKQRRGSGPAYGSDLIVDVLRDLGIEYAALNPGATFRGLHDSLVNYGGNEQPGIIQCCHEEIAVAVAHGYAKAAGKPMAAIVHNVVGLQHASMAIFNAWCDRVPMLVLGGTGPMAVEKRRPWIDWIHTALVQGNQVRDYVKWDDQPASLPSVPEAIIRGHRIALTEPQGPVYLCFDAELQEMVLPEPIPVPDVTRYAPPSAVQADASALDRAASLLRAAERPVIIAQYLGRNPATVADLVRLAERLAAPVIDLFEHGRFNFPSTHPLDLTGAEGELLASADVVLGLDVLDLHGALARADRLTRRSEPILPESAKVIHITLSELGVRSWVTSYQRLAPTDVPILADTAVALPALVALLAGQADSPIRRARAEHLRARHDALRRDARTACEESWNDRPIAPSRLASEVWDVLRGEDWVLANGTLDGWARTLWEWTRPDQYLGSSGGAGLGYSAGASIGVALAHRGTGRVCVDLQPDGDLLYTPSALWTAAHHRIPLLFVICNNRSYFNDENHQALVARARNRPVENRVVGIRIEDPAVDFAGMARAFGVHGEGPVEDPALIAPAVRRALRVVKEEQRPAVVDVVIRPE from the coding sequence ATGAGTGGAAAGCAACGCCGCGGCTCGGGTCCCGCATACGGATCCGATCTTATTGTCGATGTTCTCCGGGACCTCGGCATCGAGTACGCGGCCCTCAACCCGGGGGCGACGTTCCGGGGGCTGCACGATTCCCTCGTCAACTATGGCGGCAACGAACAGCCGGGCATCATCCAATGCTGCCACGAGGAGATCGCGGTGGCGGTGGCGCACGGCTACGCCAAGGCCGCGGGAAAGCCGATGGCGGCCATCGTGCACAACGTCGTGGGCCTCCAGCACGCCAGCATGGCGATCTTCAACGCCTGGTGCGACCGCGTGCCGATGCTGGTGTTGGGCGGGACCGGCCCGATGGCCGTGGAGAAGCGGCGGCCGTGGATCGATTGGATCCACACCGCGCTCGTACAAGGGAATCAGGTGCGGGACTACGTGAAGTGGGACGACCAGCCGGCCAGCCTCCCTTCGGTTCCGGAAGCGATCATCCGCGGCCACCGGATCGCGCTGACCGAGCCGCAGGGGCCGGTGTATCTCTGTTTCGACGCGGAACTCCAGGAAATGGTCCTGCCGGAACCGATCCCGGTTCCTGACGTGACCCGGTATGCGCCCCCGTCCGCCGTTCAGGCCGATGCCTCGGCGCTGGATCGTGCCGCGTCACTGCTGCGCGCGGCAGAGCGGCCGGTCATCATCGCCCAGTACCTCGGCCGGAACCCCGCGACCGTCGCCGACCTGGTCCGGCTGGCGGAGCGCCTCGCGGCACCCGTGATCGACCTCTTCGAGCACGGACGGTTCAACTTCCCGAGCACCCACCCGCTCGACCTGACGGGCGCCGAGGGGGAGCTGCTCGCGTCAGCGGACGTGGTGCTCGGGCTGGATGTGTTGGATCTTCACGGCGCCCTCGCGCGCGCCGATCGCCTGACCCGGCGGTCGGAACCTATTCTGCCAGAGTCCGCCAAGGTGATCCATATCACGCTGTCGGAGCTCGGCGTGAGGAGCTGGGTGACGAGCTATCAGCGTCTCGCACCGACCGACGTGCCGATCCTGGCCGACACCGCGGTCGCCCTGCCGGCGCTGGTCGCGCTCCTTGCGGGACAGGCGGACTCCCCCATCCGGCGGGCTCGCGCAGAGCACCTGCGGGCAAGGCACGACGCGCTTCGCCGGGATGCGCGGACCGCGTGTGAGGAGTCCTGGAACGACCGGCCGATCGCGCCGTCGCGCCTGGCGTCCGAGGTGTGGGACGTCCTTCGGGGTGAGGACTGGGTGCTGGCAAACGGCACCCTCGACGGCTGGGCCAGGACCTTGTGGGAGTGGACCCGGCCGGACCAGTACCTCGGCTCCAGCGGCGGCGCAGGGCTGGGGTACAGCGCGGGCGCGTCGATCGGCGTCGCGCTGGCCCACCGCGGGACCGGGAGAGTGTGTGTGGATCTGCAGCCCGACGGCGATCTCTTGTACACGCCGAGCGCCCTCTGGACGGCCGCCCATCACCGGATCCCCCTCCTCTTTGTGATCTGCAACAACCGCTCGTACTTCAACGACGAGAATCATCAGGCGCTCGTGGCCCGGGCGAGGAACCGGCCGGTCGAGAACCGGGTGGTGGGGATCCGGATCGAGGACCCGGCGGTGGACTTCGCCGGGATGGCTCGCGCGTTTGGGGTGCACGGTGAAGGTCCGGTTGAAGATCCCGCGCTCATCGCTCCCGCCGTGCGGCGGGCCCTTCGGGTCGTGAAGGAGGAGCAGCGGCCGGCCGTCGTGGACGTCGTGATCCGCCCGGAGTGA
- a CDS encoding extracellular solute-binding protein, which produces MWRKWTLCGVMWMATAVGLQPVQAQTDLVAGAKQEGRVAVYGSMESPIFDVIQALYRDKYGISVEYFRLATNRLLDRVLTEVRAGKPQFDVVLTNLSPMLIMKREGAFGRYTSPSYAAFPASHLDRDGILSPPYRAVVISILYNTRLVPAAEAPKALSDLLSEKWKGKVVMPDPTQHITSAVWLSNLQSVMGSEYRPFVERLAAQSVLVDSFDPAMQKVASGEYPLGLSYVKYVYVMGRQGAPLDYVRLNPVLAEVHNVALAARPLHPNAARLFIDLLTSRLGLLALAQAGEFVLVPGIYPPIKDAGALHIRLMRDLDEQQLGRWRGEFGAFFRKR; this is translated from the coding sequence ATGTGGCGCAAATGGACGCTGTGCGGGGTGATGTGGATGGCCACCGCCGTCGGCCTCCAACCCGTTCAGGCCCAAACGGACCTCGTCGCCGGGGCCAAGCAGGAGGGGCGCGTCGCCGTCTACGGCTCCATGGAGTCGCCGATCTTCGACGTCATCCAGGCGCTCTATCGGGACAAGTACGGGATCTCCGTGGAGTACTTCCGGTTGGCCACGAACCGGCTCCTGGACCGCGTCCTGACCGAAGTCCGGGCCGGGAAACCGCAGTTCGACGTGGTCCTCACCAACCTGAGCCCGATGCTGATCATGAAGCGGGAGGGGGCGTTCGGCAGGTACACGTCGCCTTCGTACGCGGCGTTCCCCGCATCACACCTCGATCGCGACGGCATACTGTCGCCTCCCTACCGGGCGGTCGTCATCAGCATCCTCTACAATACCCGGCTCGTCCCTGCAGCTGAGGCCCCCAAGGCGCTCAGCGACCTCCTGAGCGAGAAGTGGAAGGGCAAGGTGGTGATGCCCGACCCCACCCAGCACATCACCTCGGCGGTCTGGCTGTCCAATCTGCAGAGCGTTATGGGTTCGGAGTACCGGCCATTTGTGGAACGGCTCGCGGCGCAATCCGTCCTGGTCGACTCGTTCGATCCGGCGATGCAGAAAGTCGCCTCCGGCGAGTACCCGTTGGGCCTGAGCTACGTGAAGTACGTGTACGTGATGGGCAGACAGGGAGCCCCGCTCGATTACGTCCGCCTCAACCCGGTGCTCGCGGAGGTCCATAACGTCGCGTTGGCCGCCCGGCCGCTCCATCCCAACGCCGCGCGGTTGTTCATCGATCTCCTCACCTCCCGCCTCGGCCTCCTGGCGCTGGCGCAGGCGGGGGAGTTTGTCCTCGTGCCCGGCATCTACCCGCCCATCAAGGACGCCGGGGCGCTCCACATCCGGCTCATGCGGGACCTGGACGAACAGCAGCTCGGGCGGTGGCGTGGCGAGTTCGGCGCCTTTTTCAGGAAGCGGTGA